GAAGCCTCAgtccctccttccctttgctttgcactatattcactttttttttttggtacagaCTGAAGCCCTGTTGTTGGGGGGGGCCAAGGCAGCGGCGAGCCGGGGGGGAtgcccagccctggctctggCCGCCGCAGAGCGGGACTGGGGGCTCTGACGGTTTCGACAGCAGCAACAGCGGTGATGCCGGCGATCCTGCCCTGCACTGGAACTCGGGGATGGCTTTGCCAGGAGGCGGCGAgggggtgcgggcagggccATGCAGGCAGAGCCAAGCGCCCTTGCCTGCCCCGGCTCAGCTGAACTCCTGCTTTGCTGGTGACCTCcggaaaaatgcctttttctttttgaaaagtaaaGACAGCAAGGATTGCTCAGTGGGGGCTGGCGAGGCGCGGGACTTGGGGCTCCCCCAGGCACGCGGTGCACCCACCCCATGAATGTCTGTGGCTTCTTCGTGACTTGAACTAATGGTGTTTCCCTCCCAACCCCGCTCcaccacccatgggtgctgccagCCGGGCGCTCTGGGACCTGGCAATGCTCCATGAGCCGGCATCCACCGGTCCTGGGGTGTGCGCACGCAGTGTCCCGCATCCCCCGCATCCCCTGCATCCCCCGTCCGGCGGCTGGGGCACGGGGCGGCGGCTCTGCTCGCGATGGGGGACGGCGGAGGCAGCGGCAGCCGCTGGCACAGAACCGGGGGCCAGGTGAAGTATTTGGGGAGAAACGGTGGCAAGGCAGCCGGGGCGGCCGATGTAAGCGGAGCTAGGATATACACCTCTTGTGCAATGTATTTGTGGATCTGTGTACACGTCTGTTAGACTATCCAAAGCTTTGCCAAGAAATAAATGTAACAATTATATTTGAAAGACAAATctatataatatattttttaaatacagaactgaaaaagctgTAACCCCCCTTTTCTTGTTTCCCCTGTCCTGTACTCGCTGTCTGTGGTGGATGTAATAAACGTCGCTGGGTCTGTGTCTGCTTTGGCTGGAGCCAGCCTTTGGCGCCTGCCCCGAGGGGGGCTGGCCTGAGCGGGGCCAcggagggacatggggacgcTGGGACAGGGGGAGGCAcgtgccccatccctgctgatgagagggaggagaggacatCACGGGCTGGCAGTCCCCCCGCGCCACCCAGCAGCCACCAGCCTCGGTGGGGACGAGGGGTTTTGTGCTAAACCAGTGTCTTTTGGGGATGCTGCGGGGGTACCTTCGGCAGCCCCTCCGAGCTTCCAGCGTCGGCCCCCCAGGACGGCGGGACGGCAGCGATCGTGTCAGAGGTCGGGGACGGAGTGGTCCATGGCCGACTTCACCAGCCCTGCCGAGAGCCTGGGCACAGGGATGGGTGCTCAGTGGGGGGAGCCCGTGGGTCCCCCCGGGGGACCCTGTGGGGCCccagtggggtgggggtgggcaCCGCAGCCCCGCAGTCTCACCGTTTGACCATGTGCTCGTAGATCACGGTGGGGATGATGGTCAGCGTGACCACATTCCCGGCCCCCGCCAGCACCTCCATGAGCTGCTTATCCTGAGGGAGAGAGCGGGTGGGTCCCGTGGGGTGCCCGGCTCTGCCCaccaccctgcagcagctccttaCGGCTGCCCTGGCCGGATCCTGGGCACCCCCGGGCGCGTTCTGCACCGCTGGTTGGGTGCAGCCCCTACCTTCATGCCGATGACGTTCTGGCCGTTCACCTCGCAGATGTAGTGGTGGGTGAGAAGGCCGTTGCGGGCGGCAGAGCTGTCCTTGGCCAGCGACACGATTTTCCCCTTCTTGACCACAATGCCGATGTGGCCGCTGCTGTCCTTGTGCACGGTGACGGTGCGCTGGAAAGGCCTGCGGGGAGAGCGCGGTCAGCGTCGGCACCACCGCCGGCACCGCCTGCCCACCCGCCCGCTCACCTGTCCCGCACCACCATGACTATTTTCTCTGGGGACGCCTTCTTCAGCGCCCGCTGTGCCTTGTCGCTGCTCCAGCCCGTGCAGTTCTTGCCGTCGATCTGCAGGATCTGGTCACCGAAGCGCAGCCCCACCAGCGCCGCCGGGGAGTTGGCCTTCACCAGCTGCACGAAGATGCCCTGGGGACATGGCGGGAGCAATGGGACAGGGACTGGGCAGCTGTGCCATGCCAcatgctgtgccatgccacAGACCGTGCCATGCTGCACCATGCCGTGCCATGGCATGCTGCACCCTGCTGTGCTGCACCGTGGCATGCTGTGCCATTTAACACCACACATTGCCATGCCATGATGCACCGTGCCACGTCATGCTGTGCTGTACTGTCATGCTTGTGCCATGCtgtgccctgccctgccacgCAATGTCATGCCATGCTCCCCTGTGCCATGCTATGGTGCACCACAccatgctgtgccatgccatgaTGCACCACAccgtgctgtgccatgccataCCGCAGCGTGCCGTGCCGTGGATGGCCCCGCGCCAGCCCAGCCCCCTCACCTGGTCGACGTTTTTCAGCTGCAGCCCCGTCTTGCCCCGCTCGTCCTTGCAGAGGTGGATCTCCCGCACACCCGGCTTGATCTCTGCCCGGCGCAGCCCCGCGTTGTTCCTGCTCAGGGGGGCGACCAGCTGACCCGGGGTGGGCCCGGCGGGGGTCAGCGCCTGTAAGGGAGCCGGGGGTCAGCGGGGCTGGTGGGGGCACAGACCCTGCACACATCAGCGCTCGGGGGGATGCTGCGTCCCTTCGCTGGGCAGGATGCGGCCCCAGAGGGCCCCCCCTCAGCAGCGATGCTGTGGCATGGGGGGGagccctgggcagggcaggcgagaGCCGCCAGCGCAGACACCTACAGTGCTGCCTTCCGGGAGCAGGTTCTTCTGGATCTCTTCGCTGGAGAGAGCGAGTCCCATATAGTTCTCCAGCTCAGCCAGGTTGGGGTACAGCAGGGGCGGCACTGCGGGACACACCGAGGGCGGCCTCAGCTCGTGGGGTCCCCAACCCATGGCCATTGcctccccagccaggagccCCCTGGGCCAATGGAAAGAAACCCCCAAATCCCATCCCCTACCCATGCACTGAGCTGTGGGGGGTCTCAGCTGAGCCCCCCTGCATAGTGAGCATCGCTCCCCCCCACCCTCAGACAGCCCCTTGACGGAGAGAGCCCATCACAACCTGTGTCACTGGTGCCCGAGACGAGCTTCGGCTTCTCCGTGACCACCGTCGTGGCAGGGGTCCTCACCCCGGCAGCTGCCTGCGCCTGCCGAGAGACGGGGTTTGCTCGAGGCTGCACCCCCCATCCCCGGGAACCCTCTGGGGGCAGGACCCCACAGGGACCCGCTGGGGTCTGCTCACCCCCCCCATAACGCTGCTGCACTGACACTGACCTGCAAGATCTGGTGGCCCTTCATGTCCTCCAAGGAGGGGTAGAGCGTCGCCATCGCTGCTGCCGCGGACgtgcctggggatggggaccggGCGGTTCAGGGCCAAGGCACCTCTCCCCAGGCATCCCTCCCAGCCCACATGCCCGGCTCCGTGTGCCGGAGACGGGCTGTCACCCAGGGCCTCCGATGTGACTCAGGGCGGTGTCACCGGGCCACTGCCTCCGCCACTTCCCGGCAGCTGGGACATGGGTGGCTGCGTGCCGGGCACGGGCACCCAGGGCATCGCTCGGCTGGTGATGGGTCCCGCTCCCCGTAATCCATCTGCCCAGTGGGGCCATTGCAGCATCGCCCAGACATGGGACTGGGGTGTCCCATGGGAACAGCCCCTCCAACCGCTCGTCGCAGTCCCCTCTGCCCCGCAACGCGCCTCAGACTGTGCCCACGGCGAGGCTGcgcccccctgccctgccccacagcatTGTGTGCCCCAAAAATGCATTGTCCAAAACTCGGGGCATAGGGGCCAAATCCAGACCCAGCTCTGAGTCCCGCGGGAACTGGGCAGGATCCCACAGGCAGCCCAGGGACCCCAGCATCCCCCCGCCcggcagcagcatccccagaTGGGCGAGACCCCCAGAGCCCAACCCTGGCACCCTTGGACTCACCTGCCAACAGCTCCCGGCTCCCTGTGCCACCCTCTGCCCAGCCCCGGGCTTTTATAGCCGTGCCCGGCCCAGGGAGGGGCCAGGCAGCCTCAGCTGACCAGCACCCCCGCCAGGGAGGGCAcaggtgaggaagaggaagaggaagcgGAAGCCAAAGCTGCACAGGGCCCTGGCACTGcaggggtggggatggggacagtgaTGGCTTTCCGTGGGTTTGGGCATcctgggggagcagggatggggctgtgcTCCCCCCCAGCCACCATGgtggcccccccaccccccaatgCATCGTCACCCCCGGGTGCCAccactgctggcactggcacaTGGCTTGTCCCCACCGCAGCACTTATGCTCCATCCCGGGCCACCGCAGCTCGGTGCCCCAGACCGCGGGCTGAGGGTGCTGCCGGGGGGGTGAAGCGGGTACCCCACTGTGAGCAGCCCTGCGTGGGTGGCTGGCTCCCGCTGACACCCCGCTGCCCGGGCGCGTGGGGCTGACGCGGTCGTGACTGGGACGCTGTGTCCCGCACCCTTCCAGCCGTCATCGGTGGCCCCGGGGCACGTGCCGGGCGTGACGGCCGTGGGAGTCCTGCGCCGCAGGTGGAAAATCTGAGGGAGCGCGGAGCTCTCCTGAGTCAGGGCACGGGACAGACCTGGGCGTCCCACTGCCGTGGGACTTCGCCGCGTCACCCTGGGATTCAGCCTTCCAGCACCCACCTGTGACATCCTGCTGCCGGCACCGGGGATGCCACGGGCCACCGtgtccccaggagctgggcagcagAGTCCTGCGGGCACTCAGCCGGGCCCGGAGCCGGTGGCACCAGCCCAGGACCTCGCCGGCATGGGGCCAGCCCTGcggtgctgcagcagccggGCACGTCCCCGCTCCCTGCGCCTCCGCTCCTGCATGCCAGGCCAGGAGGAAGCGTTTTATTTACCGGTGTTATTTTTAGCCCGACGGTGCCCAGCTGCCTCAGCCGGCCCCGGACGAAGCAGCTTGACCGCTGATAAACACGaccaggagcaggagcaggggcagggagACATcctacagcagccagagaaggatgGTTCCCCAGGGGTCTGCGCCTGTCCCGAAACCCTCATCCCCACCGAACCAGAGCTGGAAGGACCCACACCCCATTAGCACTTGTGGGTGCCGCGGGAGCCGCGGTGAGGGGCTGTGTgccatggggagggggggcagccGCTGGCCCCGagctccccccagcctcccGCCAGCCCTGACTTATCTCCAGCCAGAAGCCGTGGCACTGCCTGGCACTGGTTAATaattaaagcagaaagcttTGCAGGAAGAGAAACCCAAGCTCACCTCGAGTTTCTGCCTAGAAGTGGTTGCAGCAAAGGGCAGAGCGTGATGCTGgcaccccagcagctccccggcCTGCCTAACTGAGGAGCAATTAAGGGTAGCGCTAATATCTGCACAGCACAGCCGTGATCCTGCATAACCCTGCGCAAGCGCTGGTGTTCCCAAatgcagcccaggcagcagagctgctcctgccccacggccgctgctccccacagcctccccagGCCCCCGTTAAACACAAACTTTGCTCCCAACAAACCCGCTCAGGAGCTGGGACTCGCTGCGTTATCGATCGTGGCCGCGTTATCGATCGTAGCAAATGGAGCAAAGGCCGTTTGCGGAGGAGCCGGGTGCTGGCACACAGTGGTGCCCGAGCGGTGCCTATGCCGTGAGCCACGCAACGTTCACCAGTCACCACCAGCAAATGTCcgagctgcagcagcaaagaccaGAAGCGAGGGGGGCTCAGGGAGCCCCGCCGACCAGGCACAGTGGGGGATCACTAAGAAAGGCACCAAAATAAACCCCAAGAGGCTTTTCAGGTCTGTGGTGATCCGGCCTGCAAATACCGGCTGCTGGATGTGCCATGTCACACGTTGCAATGTCCAGCCTCCAGAGAGGACCACAATACGTGGAGAGGTATCGATATGCTTCTGCGGAGCTGGAGGGACCCTGGGAGCACAGTCTGCCCTTTGTGCTCCCAGTCCAGGCTGAGTCACAGCCACAACAGCGAGAGGCTGTGAGGGCAACACTTAATAGGTTATGGCAAGGCAATTAATTATGCAAATTCCAGCAGGGCATCGTCACCTTCCCAGCGAGCCCCAGGCGTCCCTCTGTGCTCCCAGGGCCAAGCACCCGAGCCTCACCCCAAAGcaagccagcacagccaggggCCGGCCCTTCCTGCTGCCACAGCACCCCGCGAGCCCAGCACGGCACCCTggcacagcacccacagcaccctgcaagCCTGGCACAGCACCTCATGAGCCCGacacagcacccacagcacccaccccGCAAGCCTGACACAGCACCCGCTGTGCTGAGCGACAGACAGGCGAGGGAAAAACCTCCAAGACACAGGGTTGAGAAAAGCCAGCATAAAGCGTTTTTATTGCAATAATAAAACTTGATACCTTTATGCGGTGGAGAAGGAAGTGAACGGCGGCAATTTCTCTTACCAAATCACTAGGCAGGGCGGAGGGAGGGGGCAGATAGGACAGCAGCGGGGGAAGCTACGCATCGTATGAGACCAGACAAGCGGCGATGACCAGCATCAGGTGTCAGGAGAGAACGGTCAGGTGTGCTTAGACCAGGGACAACCAGGGTCCGATGTTTCCTTTCcaggggggagagaggggccAGGGGCGTTTTCTCGGAGCTGACTCCCCACCAGCCCCGCCACCTCCCCTATAGACAGCACCTTCCGTTTGtctgtttgcctttttctttaaagaaagctCAATGTAAGCTACTGAATTTTCAGGGTGTGGTGGAGCTCTGATGGAAACCCATCTCCATAAATCTGAAAGCGGGCTGGGGGCGGGAAGGAAGGTCCACCGTGAGATGGCAGAGTGAAgcaggggcagagcagcccccctTCCCGGGAGCAATCCCACGGTGCCTGCAGCGATGCTGCGCCCTCCCCGGGGAGCAGGGAAAGGACACGCTGCTCCCTCGCTGCCCTGGTTCCAGGCAGGGTACCTACACACAATCCTAGCGCTACTTTGCTCTCCGCATCCGTTCAGCCTCGACGGCCTCACTCTGCTATggcttttgcagcagcagcaatttcTGGTTTGAAAACAGCATAGAGATCTGCACCAAAACGAGTAACTAACAGGTTTCCTTTTGATCAAATGACTCCTATCTAAGGTCAGCCCATCTGCGTGCTACTGGTAAAACGTAGTCTACACCTGGAACAAAAATAAGATTAAGAACTTGACCCAAAAAGAGTTGAGGTTTACGGCGTATAGtttaaaaagacataaaaacaCGATACAAGGAGGAAGAGTCAGACGCAAAGCTTAGTGACCAAAGGCATTCAATCAAGGTGTAAGGTTATACAATGAGTGTAGTGGACTATCAGGAAAAGCTCCGTACAAAGTCATGTGCACTCTTCTTGAAGCTGAGATTCTGGATTCCTCCATGTGCCAAAcctgctgggagagaggagaggcGGCGTGACAAAGCCGTCCGCCCGCTGCCCGAGAGGACACCCGGCAGAGGAGGGAGCGCGTGCACCGAACGGCGGTCCCATCCCCAACCGCACAGTTCGCTCAAAGTGGAAGTCAAGCCCCATTACGGAGGGGGAGCACAGCCCCATCCTGCCCGCACCGTGGGACCCACGCACCCCAGAGCGCAGCCCCATCCTGCCCGCAGCGCCGGACCCACGCACCCCAGAGCGCAGCCCCATCCTGCCTGCAGCGCCAGACCCACGCACCCCAGAGCACAGCTCCATCCTGCCCGCACCACTGGACGCACGCACCCCAGAGCACAGCCCCATCCTGCCCGCAGCGCCGGACCCACGCACCCCAGAGCACAGCTCCATCCTGCCCGCACCACCGGATCCACGCACCCCAGAGCACAGCCCCATCCTGCCCGCAGCGCCGGACCCACGCACCCCAGAGCGCAGCCccatcctgcctgcagcaccagACCCACGCACCCCAGAGCACAGCTCCATCCTGCCCGCACCACTGGACGCACGCACCCCAGAGCACAGCCCCATCCTGCCCGCAGCGCCGGACCCACGCACCCCAGAGCACAGCTCCATCCTGCCCGCACCACCGGATCCACGCACCCCAGAGCACAGCCCCATCCTGCCCGCAGCGCCGGACCCACGCACCCCAGAGCACAGCCccatcctgcctgcagcaccagACCCATGCACCCCAGAGCGCAGCCCCATCCTGCCCGCAGCGCCGGACCCACACAccccaaagcacagccccatcctGCCTGCACCACCGGACCCATGCACCGGCAGCGAGAGAGGCACGAGGTGAGCGGGCAGCCGAGCCCTGCAGTGCAGCAACACAACGCAAGGAACCCGAGGCATGGCCAGCCAGCACCGCAATGCCTCCATAGCACGAACCCGCTCTGCCCGGCTGGAAACTCTGCTCGTACCACCGCAGCGATCCCCAGCTCACCAGCCTCCTGAGAGCAACTTCTACCCACAGCCAGAAACCTGCCCGCTCCTTCTCATACCCCCCACTGCCATCACCTCCATCCTACCTCCCCACACTAGCCTGAGACAAAAGATGGGGGCCTTGAGTATCCCCCAAGCCCCAACACTCCCTGCCGGTAGCTGCCCCTCCTTACCCGaggacagggtgctggggtaGGTCATTCCAATTTCATGAGCTCCACGTCAAAAATTAGAGTGGCGTTTGGTGGGATGATCCCTGGGTGACCAGTAGAGCCGTAGGCGTAATCTGGGGAGATGGTCATCTTTGCTCGCTGACCAACACTCATCTGGaggcagggaaagaaacacAGGGATGTCAGGAGATGTGCCCAAACACTGGGTGAGTGACAGCAATAGAGATACAGATCTGTCCCCGAGAGGGACACAGACCTGTCCCCACTCCTCTCCCCACACAGGACAAGAGCAAGGACGCAGGCTGGACAAGCTAgaggggacagaaaaggaatGGGAAGAACATCAGAAGGGAAATGCAGGCAGTAGGGGCTGGAAAAGGAGCAGAGCTTGAGATGTCCTTCACACAAGTGTTTTCTAGGACAAGCAGGGAGTGCCAGGCCATTCCCTACAGCCACCGGCACCCTCGTGCTGCGTCCCCAGCAGCACACGGAGCTGGCTGCAGTCACGCACGTAGAGCTGAAGCCGTGCCGTGCCCACCAGCCCTCCCTCCGCGTGGGCTTTGCAGGCCGGGAGCCGTCTCCGCTCGGAGCGGGAGGCCCGAGCGCTCCCCACCGCGTTCGTTGAGAGCTGACTCAGTAGAGAAATGTCACCACTGAGTCACCGACGTGCTGTAGGTGTTCCTGGGACCCGGCCCTGCTCCATTCCTGCCATCTGGCAGGTGGCAATGCAGAAGGTGATATTCACACCCACACCTCCCAGCGCCGAGGGGGCGGAGGGGTGGAAAACACAggggaataaaataaaaaaaaagaaaaatagagaatgAGCTGCACACAGTGATTTCTGCCCACGCTGCAGCTCCTCAAGCGCACAGCTCTGAGCAGCCCTGCAAGGGAGACGGCGAGGCGGAGAAGCACCAGGCACCTGAGCAACTCCTTCCTCCCAGCCGCGGATCACCTCCTGCTTGCCCATCACGAACTTGAACGGCTTGTTCCTGTCGCGGGAGGAATCAAACTTCTTCCCATCCTCCAGCAtacctggggagagagggagggagatgaTGGTGACATGGGGCAAGAGCCATGCACGCCTGCGTGAAACAGGCTGTGACCTGGCAGCCTGAGCAGGTGACAGTCACCCCTGGGAGAGCTCACACGGCCCTGAGTCAAAGATGTTCCTcagctcagcctcctttccCCTGGGGAAACACCTGCGCTGGGCAGCCTGGAGGGGAAAACCCCCACCAGCACCTCCCCAGGGCATCATCCAGccctgcaggagcagccctggggcagggcaggattGCTCCTGGCTGCTTCGACCCAGAGAGAAGCGTTCCTCTGCGCTGGGACCGAGGACAGACAAGGGGAGCatgtgggggtgggggtgtacCCAAACCTTCCACGACACTGCTGCCAGACATTTTGCAGGCAGCAGGATCAGGCATGGCACTTCCCATCCCACCAGCAAACACACCTCCCGCTTCTCGCCACGGTCAGGCTTCCATCCTTGGGCACCCAAAACAGAGTCAGTGCTCCAGTGCCccatctcagctgctgctggcctccGGCCCTCCCCGTGCCCAGCCACATCCCACTGATCTTCAGGCAAATCGCTCCCATATCCAGGAATGATGACGGGGAGAGGCAGCACCGAGGACTGGACGCACGTGCCCAGGGCAGTCCTCATTCCCCTGGCACACACTACGTGGTGAGGGCTAAGCAAGGCTGATATCCCCAGGGCTAAATATAACTCCCCAACATGAGCAAAGGAGGaatttcctcccctcccttgcTCCCTGCCTGACCTTCTTGGGGAATCtcagagctggagctgccttATAGGAGCAGCAACTCCACCGGCCGGCAGAGTCGCTGCTCCTATAAGGCAGCTTCAGCTCCGCATTAACACAGCCAGTGCCCTGTACAATAAGAGCAATATTAAACTCTCCTCCAAATGTTTGTCACTTCCTCACTTCCCAAAACAGCCCCAAAACCTGTTTTCCTGGCTGGAAACTGCTTCATAGTCTTGAAAAACCAACCTCGTTCTGCAACGCATGGGGCACAGTGATTTCCCTTCACCAGGGCACTTCCCACGGGCAAGAGAAAATGCATCTGTGCAAAAGATGGGTCAGGGCATCTCAGCCCTGGCTCACGCCGCGACGGCGGCCAGAGCGAATGGCACGCAGACATGGGCAGTCGAGGTGATGGGAGGCACTGAACAGAAAGAagggaatgggaaaaaatacatCACCTTTGCAGTAACAACGAGCACCAAAACCGCTGGGCTGCAGGACGATGCAGGGGGTGGGGACCAGCAGCCCCACGTTTCAGTCAGGGAGTGGAATTAAGCTTTTAATTTCACGGAGAGGGAAAATCCCCCTTCAAGGGCTCTGAGCATCAGCACGAGCTCAGCCGGTCAACGCTGCAGCCCTGGACTTTGGAACAGTAAATCCGGAGTTTTCTCGTTTCCTCCTTCCAGGATAAACCTCTCGGCGCTGAACCTGCTTCCAGCCCCGTCCGACACCGCTCCCGTCCGCTGGCCTTCCTCCCGCCCAGCGGGGACGCTGGCAGCAGCGACACGGGGCAGGCCATGCCGGCTGGCACAGGCAGCGCCGCGTGGCCGCGACACGAGCTGACCCTGAGCTCAGCTCTGAGCCCTCAGGCATTGCAATGATCCGGGGCGGCTGCAGAAGGACGGAGGGGACATCTCGTGCCTGCCACCCTTCTCCCCAGGCACCCGCAGAGGAAAAACCCCAGGGACCACGCAGCACAACGCCCCTGCTTGTCACGGCAAACAGGGACTTGTGGGATGCCCGCAGGGCACCCGCTGCCTGCAGAAGTGCATCCCTGGCCAGGGGAACGTAAAGGCACCGTCAGCGGCACAGGAGATGCTGCGGACCTCACGCAGGACCAGACGgcactgcccagccctgccggTGAGCTCACCTGCCCAAATCCAGCCTCGGGAAGAGTTTCGGAGCTGGCAGCACCCTGGCCGCAGCAGAGAGGGATTAACGGACTAAGCTGGTTGCAGCAGCCC
The sequence above is a segment of the Gavia stellata isolate bGavSte3 chromosome 20, bGavSte3.hap2, whole genome shotgun sequence genome. Coding sequences within it:
- the SDCBP2 gene encoding syntenin-2 isoform X1; protein product: MATLYPSLEDMKGHQILQAQAAAGVRTPATTVVTEKPKLLRPPSVCPAVPPLLYPNLAELENYMGLALSSEEIQKNLLPEGSTALTPAGPTPGQLVAPLSRNNAGLRRAEIKPGVREIHLCKDERGKTGLQLKNVDQGIFVQLVKANSPAALVGLRFGDQILQIDGKNCTGWSSDKAQRALKKASPEKIVMVVRDRPFQRTVTVHKDSSGHIGIVVKKGKIVSLAKDSSAARNGLLTHHYICEVNGQNVIGMKDKQLMEVLAGAGNVVTLTIIPTVIYEHMVKRLSAGLVKSAMDHSVPDL
- the FKBP1A gene encoding peptidyl-prolyl cis-trans isomerase FKBP1A, which produces MGVHVETIAPGDGRTFPKRGQTCVVHYTGMLEDGKKFDSSRDRNKPFKFVMGKQEVIRGWEEGVAQMSVGQRAKMTISPDYAYGSTGHPGIIPPNATLIFDVELMKLE
- the SDCBP2 gene encoding syntenin-2 isoform X2, producing MATLYPSLEDMKGHQILQAQAAAGVRTPATTVVTEKPKLVSGTMPPLLYPNLAELENYMGLALSSEEIQKNLLPEGSTALTPAGPTPGQLVAPLSRNNAGLRRAEIKPGVREIHLCKDERGKTGLQLKNVDQGIFVQLVKANSPAALVGLRFGDQILQIDGKNCTGWSSDKAQRALKKASPEKIVMVVRDRPFQRTVTVHKDSSGHIGIVVKKGKIVSLAKDSSAARNGLLTHHYICEVNGQNVIGMKDKQLMEVLAGAGNVVTLTIIPTVIYEHMVKRLSAGLVKSAMDHSVPDL